The Candidatus Nezhaarchaeota archaeon genome segment GACGAGGCCTGTAGGAGGCTGAACGCCTCGGTCGTAGGGGGGCATAGCGAAGTGGTGATGGGGCTGCCGAGGAGCATAGCGGTGGCCACGGCAATCGGGGAGGCGCCTAGAGATAGGTTCGTCACTAGCTCGGGGGCTAGGCCTGGGGACTTGTTGATGGCTACTAAGGGCGCCTGCATAGAGGGGGCCGCGATAATGGCCCACGAGCTGGGCGAAGCAGCCCTTAGGGAGCTTAGCCGCGGGGAGCTGGAGTACTTAAAGTCGTTTATCTGGAGGATCAGCGTAGTCCCTGAGGCTATGGCCGCTGTCGAAGCCGGGGGGGTCACGGCGATGCACGACGCCACGGAGGGAGGGGTCCTAGGGGCCGTCCAGGAGCTAGCGTGGGCCTCTAGGGTGGGGGCGAGGGTGTTTGAGGAGAGGGTGGCCGTCGACCCGGTGGTTAAGAGGCTCTGCAGCCTACTGGGGGTAGACCCCCTGAGGACGATAAGCTCAGGGACCCTGCTCATAGCCGCCAGGCCTAGCGAGGCGCGGAGGGTGGCTGAGGCCGTTAGGAAGGCTGGCGTAGAGGCCTACGAAATCGGCTTCCTCACTCCTCCTGAGGAAGGCGTCTGCCTAGTCAAGGAGGGCGGGGAGGTGGAGGAGCTAAGAGAGCCTGTAGGAGAGGAGCTATGGAGGGCCCTCGATCGCTTCGGCTGGGCTCAAGGCCAGGGTTAGCGATATAAGC includes the following:
- a CDS encoding AIR synthase family protein, yielding MGASLSLPPYGKLPPRALAELVFTKLGAVDGRVLVGPRVGEDAAIVDMGDRVLVAHCDPITGASWNLGWLAINVAANDVASRGARPRWFLLALLLREGAEVGEAEEVMSQVDEACRRLNASVVGGHSEVVMGLPRSIAVATAIGEAPRDRFVTSSGARPGDLLMATKGACIEGAAIMAHELGEAALRELSRGELEYLKSFIWRISVVPEAMAAVEAGGVTAMHDATEGGVLGAVQELAWASRVGARVFEERVAVDPVVKRLCSLLGVDPLRTISSGTLLIAARPSEARRVAEAVRKAGVEAYEIGFLTPPEEGVCLVKEGGEVEELREPVGEELWRALDRFGWAQGQG